In one Hyphomicrobium sp. 99 genomic region, the following are encoded:
- a CDS encoding A24 family peptidase yields MYLLTGAPALSEEVSAGAIAISLCLAATLALLSAIDIQIQRLPDILTLPLAVVGILVTSVGSWEQALWHVAAAVLGFLMLYGISQFYRYFRNKDGLGLGDAKLLAASGAWLGIVGLPSTLLISSVSAVTGALLAKLIGIDVTRETRIPFGPFISFGLWFVWLYGPLV; encoded by the coding sequence TTGTACTTGCTCACCGGTGCGCCGGCCCTTTCGGAAGAGGTTTCTGCGGGCGCGATCGCCATCTCACTCTGCCTGGCCGCGACGCTCGCGCTCCTCAGCGCAATCGATATTCAGATCCAACGGTTGCCCGATATTCTAACGTTACCGCTTGCTGTTGTTGGTATTCTCGTAACTTCAGTCGGTTCTTGGGAACAAGCGCTCTGGCATGTGGCGGCAGCCGTACTTGGCTTCCTCATGCTCTACGGGATCTCCCAGTTCTATCGCTATTTTCGAAACAAAGACGGACTGGGGCTCGGAGATGCGAAGCTTTTGGCGGCTTCCGGAGCCTGGCTCGGCATTGTCGGATTACCCAGCACACTGCTCATCTCCAGCGTGTCGGCGGTGACTGGCGCTTTGCTTGCAAAACTAATTGGAATTGACGTAACACGAGAGACCCGAATTCCATTCGGGCCATTTATATCCTTTGGTCTATGGTTTGTTTGGCTATATGGGCCTTTGGTCTGA
- a CDS encoding type II secretion system F family protein — protein sequence MPRFRYRAYDQRGTLKKGDIEARSREAALEALHKQSLYTSELFEAKAVSGQRWWEREVFGGGSLPLSGLALFTRELSILINADLPLDEALRIVSLQPLIPARVRKSTQAILEAVRGGASMSGAMAARGRDFPEYYWKLVESGEASGSLGDVLEDMSVFLERSSELRSQITSALLYPAILMAAAAVAVGVILTVLLPTVLPLFKDAGAPPPASLQFLVDAEAFASANWAFVLAVFAGLFIAVAFAVRNAGLRQWVDGALLRLPLFGSFSANRETARLARTLATLTRNGVAVLDAVRLSASVLRNRAFAAAVTRAGETLKEGGTLSKPLEQSGLFSELSLRLIAVGERTGQLEPMLTRVATIYEATVARQISRMMTLLTPVMTLLIGVLVGGLILSVMNAILSINDLALQ from the coding sequence ATGCCTCGATTCCGATACAGAGCTTACGATCAGCGCGGCACCTTAAAGAAGGGTGATATCGAGGCACGCTCGCGCGAAGCAGCGCTAGAGGCGCTTCATAAGCAAAGTCTCTACACGTCGGAACTTTTCGAAGCCAAGGCGGTCAGCGGCCAACGCTGGTGGGAGCGCGAGGTCTTCGGCGGGGGATCGCTCCCCCTTTCCGGGCTGGCGCTTTTCACCCGAGAACTGTCAATACTCATCAATGCCGATCTGCCCTTGGATGAAGCGCTGCGGATCGTCAGCCTGCAACCTCTCATTCCTGCACGCGTGAGAAAGAGCACGCAGGCAATCCTTGAGGCGGTGCGCGGCGGGGCGTCGATGTCGGGTGCCATGGCGGCGCGGGGTCGCGATTTCCCGGAGTATTATTGGAAACTTGTCGAGTCCGGTGAAGCCAGTGGCTCGCTCGGCGACGTGCTGGAAGACATGAGCGTTTTCCTCGAGAGATCGTCGGAGTTGAGATCCCAGATAACGTCAGCCCTGCTTTACCCGGCAATCCTTATGGCTGCGGCGGCCGTCGCCGTTGGCGTCATTCTAACTGTCCTGTTACCGACCGTTCTGCCACTGTTCAAAGACGCAGGCGCCCCGCCACCCGCATCTCTGCAATTCCTTGTCGATGCGGAAGCGTTTGCATCGGCAAACTGGGCGTTTGTTCTTGCCGTCTTTGCCGGGCTTTTCATCGCTGTTGCATTCGCTGTTCGCAATGCCGGACTTCGTCAATGGGTGGACGGCGCACTTCTCCGCCTGCCTCTGTTTGGCAGCTTCTCCGCAAACCGTGAGACCGCACGCCTGGCACGCACGCTCGCGACGCTCACTCGGAATGGCGTTGCAGTTCTGGATGCCGTTCGTCTCTCGGCCTCGGTCCTTCGAAACCGCGCTTTCGCGGCGGCGGTCACACGCGCTGGCGAAACGTTGAAGGAAGGTGGCACGCTTTCGAAGCCGCTTGAGCAATCCGGACTTTTCTCCGAGCTGTCGCTCCGCCTAATCGCAGTCGGCGAGCGAACGGGCCAGCTCGAACCGATGCTGACTCGCGTCGCCACCATCTACGAGGCGACCGTCGCGCGCCAAATTTCCCGCATGATGACGCTGCTGACGCCGGTCATGACGCTCCTAATCGGCGTCCTGGTTGGTGGGCTCATCCTTTCAGTGATGAATGCGATCCTGAGCATCAACGATCTGGCGCTGCAATGA
- a CDS encoding GspH/FimT family pseudopilin, with amino-acid sequence MTVIGRRGGGEGGFTLLELLVVLVILALAGAVAIPKTRNESSAMTLRSVATGLAAELRAARADAIRTGTNQSVTIDAEHRKYWTGENGRVHYVPAGIEISASIGKSGSMPLARVSFEPDGSSAGGNIFLKAGNKKADVMVDWMTGATQVERDF; translated from the coding sequence ATGACAGTCATAGGGAGACGCGGCGGCGGCGAGGGTGGCTTCACGCTGCTCGAATTGCTCGTCGTTCTCGTCATTCTCGCCTTGGCAGGTGCGGTCGCAATTCCGAAGACGCGAAACGAAAGCAGCGCAATGACGCTCCGCAGTGTTGCAACAGGTCTCGCTGCCGAATTGCGCGCAGCTCGCGCCGATGCCATACGAACGGGCACCAACCAATCGGTGACGATTGACGCTGAGCATAGAAAGTATTGGACCGGCGAAAATGGCCGCGTTCATTATGTTCCAGCTGGCATAGAGATCAGTGCTTCGATCGGCAAGTCCGGATCGATGCCGCTCGCGAGGGTGAGTTTCGAGCCCGACGGCAGCTCTGCGGGCGGAAACATTTTTCTCAAGGCCGGCAACAAGAAGGCCGACGTCATGGTCGATTGGATGACCGGAGCGACCCAAGTTGAGCGCGATTTCTAA
- a CDS encoding GspE/PulE family protein, which yields MAIEAEEIALDVSSRQSDPRAAEFIEQFSAFLQSNSFLDELAIRRAQRAQKQSGERFDLVIMRLGLLSDRLMAKALSAYCGLRLVSEDAFPERPLFSQEIDAAFLKHSGVLPLAEKGEKIELAVADPFNGDAVAAISYLIGRPIELCVAAFGDIERAIGKLYGDNVAKSEIDGGSAAATAEVSDADVQRLEDMASEAPVIRLVQDLIVRAANEQASDIHIEPREDCVRVRIRLDGILHTIETLPISVREALGSRVKIMARLNIAERRLPQDGRIKVNVRGREIDLRVSTMPTLWGESIVLRLLDRSSVELDFPKLGFSGGSYDDLRQLLDQPNGIILVTGPTGSGKTTTLYTALSLLNSAERKVFTVEDPIEYQLPGVNQIQVQPKIGLTFATALRSILRQDPDIIMVGEIRDLETAQIAIQASLTGHLVLSTVHTNSAAATLTRLLDMGVEKYLLTSTVKGVLAQRLVRKLCASCSQPSPETARVLRWLRSTGADPVTLLNGEEPRLHRAVGCPACRQTGFAGRTTIYELLTMSEEIRDSISMGNSEGEIERVSMAQGMTTMLQAGLLKALKGETTVEEVMRVARFDTCLDSDTELTISAAP from the coding sequence GTGGCGATTGAGGCGGAGGAAATCGCGCTCGATGTGAGTTCACGTCAGAGCGATCCGCGCGCGGCCGAATTCATCGAGCAATTCTCGGCGTTTCTTCAATCGAACTCGTTCCTGGACGAGCTGGCAATTCGGCGCGCGCAGCGCGCGCAAAAGCAATCCGGCGAACGCTTTGACTTGGTCATCATGCGTCTTGGGCTGCTCTCAGACAGGCTGATGGCAAAAGCTTTGTCGGCATATTGCGGTCTTAGGCTGGTCTCCGAAGATGCTTTTCCCGAGAGGCCGCTTTTTTCGCAAGAGATAGACGCCGCATTCCTGAAGCACAGCGGCGTGCTGCCGCTGGCCGAAAAAGGGGAAAAAATCGAGCTGGCAGTGGCGGACCCATTCAATGGCGATGCCGTTGCCGCAATCTCCTACTTGATAGGCCGTCCGATCGAACTCTGCGTCGCGGCCTTTGGAGATATTGAGAGGGCAATTGGAAAGCTCTACGGCGACAATGTCGCCAAATCGGAAATTGACGGGGGTTCAGCGGCTGCCACCGCGGAGGTCAGCGACGCCGACGTTCAGCGTCTCGAAGATATGGCCAGCGAAGCGCCGGTCATCCGTCTTGTTCAAGACCTGATCGTACGCGCAGCCAACGAACAGGCTTCAGACATCCACATTGAACCGCGCGAAGACTGCGTGCGGGTGCGCATCCGCCTCGACGGTATTCTGCATACCATAGAAACGCTGCCGATCAGCGTACGGGAAGCCCTAGGGTCTCGCGTTAAGATCATGGCGCGGCTGAACATTGCCGAGCGTCGCCTCCCCCAAGACGGTCGCATCAAAGTGAATGTTCGCGGACGGGAGATCGATCTCCGCGTCTCGACGATGCCGACGTTGTGGGGAGAAAGCATCGTTCTCCGGCTTCTCGATCGAAGCAGTGTCGAACTCGACTTTCCCAAGCTCGGGTTTTCGGGCGGCTCCTACGACGATCTCCGCCAGCTGCTGGATCAGCCTAACGGCATCATCTTGGTCACCGGCCCGACCGGAAGCGGCAAGACCACGACGCTTTATACCGCCCTCAGCCTTTTGAATTCGGCTGAACGTAAAGTGTTCACGGTCGAAGATCCGATCGAATACCAATTGCCGGGCGTCAACCAGATCCAGGTGCAGCCGAAAATTGGACTGACATTCGCGACGGCCTTGCGATCGATCCTCCGTCAGGATCCCGACATCATCATGGTCGGCGAAATTCGCGACCTCGAAACGGCGCAAATCGCAATTCAAGCCTCGCTGACGGGGCATTTGGTGCTCTCGACGGTTCACACGAACAGTGCTGCCGCGACGCTGACACGCCTGTTGGACATGGGCGTCGAAAAGTACCTACTGACTTCCACCGTTAAGGGCGTGCTGGCGCAAAGGTTGGTCAGAAAGCTTTGCGCGAGCTGCTCGCAGCCATCGCCCGAGACTGCGCGCGTTCTGCGCTGGTTGCGGTCGACTGGAGCAGACCCTGTCACACTGTTGAATGGCGAAGAACCGCGGCTGCATCGGGCCGTCGGATGTCCGGCATGCCGGCAGACAGGCTTCGCTGGGCGCACCACGATTTACGAGTTGCTGACGATGTCCGAGGAGATTCGCGATTCCATTTCGATGGGAAATTCGGAAGGCGAAATAGAACGAGTGAGTATGGCTCAGGGCATGACCACCATGCTACAAGCTGGTCTATTGAAGGCACTTAAAGGCGAGACGACAGTCGAAGAAGTCATGCGCGTAGCCCGGTTTGATACATGCCTCGATTCCGATACAGAGCTTACGATCAGCGCGGCACCTTAA
- the gspM gene encoding type II secretion system protein GspM: MIYRITKPMRQLIAVGLALLVFGCVAAAVVIPLASPVSEVKDSIERERSVLGRLQTIVDDRDNIQNFDRRAEAARNSGLFIVGESEAIRLASVQSQLSQIMAANGVKPRLTRGLPGRDRNELHLVGAQVQISAPIEKLQKVLLDIEGHQPALLVDYLQITPSSLGGVSNDDEAGALDARFDVYAVALRSKSE; this comes from the coding sequence ATGATTTACCGCATCACAAAACCCATGCGGCAGCTTATTGCGGTTGGTCTCGCGCTGCTCGTCTTCGGCTGTGTGGCAGCTGCCGTTGTAATCCCGCTTGCGAGTCCCGTTTCCGAGGTCAAGGACAGTATCGAACGCGAGCGGAGCGTGCTGGGCCGATTGCAGACGATCGTCGACGATCGCGATAATATTCAAAATTTTGACCGGCGTGCGGAAGCCGCGCGCAACAGCGGTCTGTTCATCGTAGGTGAGAGCGAAGCTATTCGACTCGCATCGGTGCAGTCGCAGTTATCCCAGATCATGGCGGCGAATGGCGTGAAACCCCGATTGACGCGAGGTCTCCCCGGCCGTGATCGCAACGAGCTGCACCTAGTCGGTGCGCAAGTTCAAATCAGCGCGCCCATTGAAAAATTGCAAAAGGTTCTTCTCGACATCGAGGGGCATCAACCGGCTTTGCTCGTCGACTATCTGCAAATCACGCCGTCCTCTCTTGGTGGCGTGTCGAACGACGACGAAGCCGGCGCCCTCGATGCTAGATTTGATGTGTACGCAGTAGCGTTACGTTCGAAGAGTGAGTGA
- a CDS encoding prepilin-type N-terminal cleavage/methylation domain-containing protein — translation MTKAVGTEQGVKPEAGFTLLEVLLSLVLVSLLLTAIPPALRLTKNVFKVTAKIDRDSTFTASLSFLERRLAQAMPIYQHSPDGLLAIVFSGEPRAVKFVAPMISQDEPGGLFLFSLSPIETPDGRDQLALTWQPFRSNADHRDAPQQQRQRILLPDATGFTLSYFGVPETSKEAQWNESWTRKNALPTVVKLTYNSPGARSEVRSRRIELHLQTQQ, via the coding sequence ATGACGAAAGCCGTGGGGACAGAGCAGGGCGTCAAACCCGAGGCGGGCTTCACGTTACTCGAAGTTCTCCTTTCTCTCGTTCTTGTCTCACTCTTGTTGACGGCAATCCCACCTGCTCTTCGCCTCACGAAGAATGTCTTCAAAGTGACGGCAAAGATCGACAGAGATTCCACTTTCACGGCGTCGCTCAGTTTTCTGGAGCGGCGCCTAGCCCAGGCGATGCCCATCTACCAACATTCGCCCGACGGCTTGCTAGCGATCGTATTCAGCGGTGAGCCCCGTGCGGTAAAGTTTGTTGCACCCATGATCAGCCAGGATGAACCGGGCGGACTTTTCTTGTTCTCTCTATCGCCGATCGAGACGCCGGACGGCCGGGATCAGCTGGCCCTAACTTGGCAGCCATTTCGGTCCAATGCCGATCACCGTGATGCGCCCCAGCAGCAACGCCAGCGGATATTGCTGCCCGATGCTACAGGCTTCACGCTGAGCTACTTCGGCGTTCCGGAGACATCGAAAGAGGCTCAGTGGAACGAGTCGTGGACACGCAAAAACGCTCTGCCGACGGTCGTGAAATTAACATACAACTCGCCAGGCGCGCGATCCGAGGTCCGTTCGAGGCGCATCGAGCTGCACCTTCAAACTCAGCAATAG
- a CDS encoding PilN domain-containing protein — translation MLASISDPLSRFFTWWGSELTGILSPAPVVASDNPNLYTVAVLESGGYRLIEPRKPRTSSNIANEAALSLSEILSLVASVGRANRSATIGIRVPQRACFVRNVTLPGAAARDFPVLLSLDLERTTPFKQKDVYTAHTVDPSRSGGGRQSLRQYIIKRSLVDGLKSDIEALGLKVTSLECIDAAGAIAPINFLEVPSGRDASLRMKLLLGLASCAVVLAAAGAYIDVSRHEAALELLQSETARLKDEAQSVRDMTAKYQTTASAIASFNQLRRETVSRVAILEELTRLLPDSAWVSDVKISGATVDISGLATSASAIVPILEKSPLFVDATSTSALTFDPLQDKERFGIRVRLRNVAEEVEKAGEEAQ, via the coding sequence ATGTTAGCGTCGATTTCCGATCCGCTCTCACGCTTTTTTACGTGGTGGGGCTCAGAGCTGACCGGCATCCTGTCGCCGGCACCTGTGGTCGCTTCAGATAACCCCAATCTATATACGGTCGCCGTGCTTGAGTCCGGTGGCTATCGTTTGATCGAGCCTCGGAAGCCGCGCACCTCCTCGAATATCGCGAACGAAGCCGCACTTTCGTTGTCGGAAATATTGTCGCTCGTCGCATCCGTTGGGCGTGCAAACCGGTCGGCAACGATCGGCATCCGTGTTCCGCAACGGGCGTGCTTCGTGCGCAATGTCACTCTTCCCGGCGCCGCAGCTCGCGATTTCCCAGTGCTTCTCTCTCTCGATTTGGAGCGCACCACCCCGTTCAAGCAGAAGGACGTATATACCGCACACACGGTCGACCCATCGCGAAGCGGTGGGGGGAGGCAGTCGCTTCGGCAATACATTATCAAGCGATCGCTCGTGGATGGGCTGAAGTCCGACATTGAAGCTCTAGGGCTCAAGGTTACGTCTCTCGAATGCATCGATGCGGCCGGGGCCATCGCTCCAATAAACTTTCTCGAAGTTCCAAGCGGCCGCGACGCGAGTTTGAGGATGAAGTTGCTTCTTGGGCTTGCCAGTTGCGCTGTCGTTCTCGCCGCAGCCGGCGCATATATTGATGTCTCGAGACACGAAGCGGCGCTGGAGCTGTTGCAGTCCGAAACGGCGCGTCTGAAGGACGAAGCGCAGTCCGTTCGCGACATGACAGCGAAATATCAAACGACGGCCTCGGCAATTGCGAGCTTCAATCAACTCCGGCGGGAAACGGTTTCGCGCGTCGCGATTCTGGAAGAGCTGACGCGGCTTCTGCCCGATTCTGCTTGGGTGAGCGACGTCAAGATCAGCGGAGCGACGGTGGACATCTCCGGCCTCGCGACGTCCGCAAGCGCAATCGTGCCGATCCTCGAGAAATCCCCTCTCTTTGTTGACGCGACTTCGACCTCGGCCCTCACATTCGATCCTCTTCAAGATAAGGAACGCTTCGGCATTCGCGTGCGCTTGCGCAACGTCGCAGAAGAAGTCGAGAAGGCAGGGGAAGAAGCGCAATGA
- a CDS encoding type II secretion system protein encodes MSAISNSSRTRDSGFTLIEAIVALVCFAGVFVAVQLSLNRGMRGLRIGDREAAALEIARSVLQTAGATNALKDALHETGESGGMFWEKSVSKYIPEASSDEPTKIDGYWVSVDVDWRESAGLHSRRLSLKTLKIVPAP; translated from the coding sequence TTGAGCGCGATTTCTAATTCATCGCGAACCCGCGATAGCGGGTTCACCCTCATTGAAGCCATTGTCGCGCTGGTCTGTTTCGCGGGTGTCTTCGTTGCTGTCCAGCTTTCTCTCAATCGCGGAATGCGCGGCCTGCGCATCGGAGACCGGGAAGCTGCGGCACTGGAAATTGCGCGCTCGGTTCTGCAGACGGCAGGGGCAACGAACGCACTGAAGGATGCGCTACATGAAACCGGTGAAAGCGGCGGGATGTTCTGGGAGAAATCCGTTTCAAAGTACATTCCGGAAGCGTCTTCCGATGAGCCCACAAAGATCGACGGATATTGGGTTTCAGTCGACGTCGATTGGCGCGAGAGTGCCGGCTTGCACTCAAGAAGGCTCAGCCTGAAGACTTTAAAAATCGTGCCTGCGCCATGA
- a CDS encoding SCO family protein encodes MRILKLSGLPVAAAVVAMTVAGAAGLTWAWRSSGIATSTDSSFSTANADARWGGNYMPNVPVVDQDGNRFRFYDDLIKGKKVIINFIYTSCSQICPLTTSRLAMLQEKLGDAVGRDFFMYSISIDPEHDGPAELKKHAGAFHVGPGWRFLTGKPEDIAALRYKLGERAKSLKDHKQEILLGNDSLGSWSRDSVFGDLDQLALTIRSMDPDFRLADASASAAEPGAVELAPGQMLFASMCAGCHTVGGGDRAGPDLKNVASRRDREWIKSFVSRPDLMFARLDPIAMRLAEKFPAVRMPNLGLSPSDAEDVLSYVTSLSRPQPTTGVASHEKQGMQKMPE; translated from the coding sequence GTGCGTATTTTGAAACTTTCCGGCCTGCCGGTGGCGGCCGCCGTTGTCGCAATGACAGTAGCGGGCGCAGCCGGCCTTACGTGGGCTTGGCGAAGTTCCGGCATCGCGACGAGCACCGACTCATCATTCTCGACGGCCAATGCGGATGCCCGTTGGGGCGGAAATTACATGCCGAATGTTCCGGTTGTCGATCAGGACGGCAACCGGTTTCGGTTCTACGACGACCTTATCAAAGGCAAGAAGGTCATCATCAATTTCATCTATACGAGCTGCTCGCAAATTTGTCCGCTGACGACGTCACGACTCGCGATGCTGCAGGAGAAACTTGGCGATGCGGTTGGCCGCGATTTCTTCATGTATTCGATCTCGATCGATCCCGAGCACGACGGTCCCGCTGAGCTGAAGAAGCACGCCGGGGCCTTTCACGTGGGACCGGGATGGCGCTTCCTGACGGGCAAACCTGAAGACATCGCCGCCCTTCGCTACAAGCTCGGTGAAAGGGCCAAAAGCCTAAAAGATCACAAGCAGGAGATACTTCTCGGCAACGACAGCCTGGGCAGCTGGTCGCGCGATTCGGTGTTTGGCGATCTCGATCAGCTGGCCCTTACTATTCGTTCGATGGACCCCGATTTCAGGCTCGCGGACGCTTCTGCAAGCGCCGCGGAACCCGGGGCCGTCGAATTGGCTCCAGGCCAAATGCTATTTGCCAGCATGTGCGCCGGTTGCCATACGGTCGGCGGCGGAGATCGCGCCGGGCCGGATTTGAAGAACGTTGCAAGCCGTCGCGATCGTGAGTGGATCAAGAGCTTTGTTTCGCGACCCGATCTGATGTTCGCGCGGCTGGATCCGATCGCTATGCGCCTTGCGGAAAAATTTCCCGCAGTGCGGATGCCGAATCTGGGACTTTCGCCATCCGATGCGGAGGACGTACTCTCATACGTCACTTCGCTGTCCCGTCCGCAACCGACAACAGGCGTTGCTTCTCACGAGAAGCAGGGCATGCAAAAAATGCCCGAGTAA
- the gspG gene encoding type II secretion system major pseudopilin GspG, producing the protein MKISARFSKGKAANAAINKNAKADAGFTLLELLVVLGIIALLATVVAPQVLHYLGKARTETSKAQISAISTALELYALDNGTFPSQQAGLNALVQAPPRAGNWKGPYLKKAQGLIDPWGRPYQYRFPGPGGGPEVYTLGRDNSAGGTGEDQDVSN; encoded by the coding sequence ATGAAAATCTCTGCTCGGTTCAGCAAAGGCAAAGCAGCTAATGCGGCTATAAATAAGAACGCAAAGGCCGATGCCGGATTTACGCTTCTCGAACTCCTTGTAGTTCTTGGAATTATCGCGCTTCTGGCGACGGTCGTGGCTCCGCAAGTTCTTCACTATCTCGGCAAGGCCCGCACCGAGACGTCCAAGGCGCAGATCTCGGCTATTTCGACGGCGCTTGAACTCTATGCCTTGGACAATGGCACCTTTCCTTCACAACAGGCCGGCCTCAACGCTTTGGTCCAAGCGCCGCCGCGCGCTGGAAATTGGAAGGGCCCTTACCTCAAAAAAGCTCAGGGACTGATAGATCCGTGGGGTCGCCCTTATCAATATAGATTTCCCGGGCCGGGCGGTGGTCCTGAAGTGTACACTTTGGGACGCGATAATAGCGCGGGCGGTACAGGTGAAGACCAAGACGTCTCGAACTGA